A genomic region of Aspergillus oryzae RIB40 DNA, chromosome 1 contains the following coding sequences:
- a CDS encoding uncharacterized protein (predicted protein) produces MASDARTGPASRTAGPHESDMGNKLDPRVDSDVDNRAHLPPSSLILPSNMAVPAAPPASHDPVNAAGEPSQALSRPLIAGNTSSDSDEPVVNGVDVAREDEAAGMVGVSISRAQSRMKARSTPAEEKTRAMEHNGGYFDPIPDTDDSSGLYTSEITDEPEQLPQTSKPETSQPSASSQSVAHQSGTAFSKDGANSRTSFTRSILKNGLPLRPRAWSGDAMKKFLPDLGYLTKRTSLPFRSSQNRSRSQTLKPSSSKMALDQEGESHAKPRRRSWNDSDSNNGLVDEPISDLKPLDGATAAKHSFTRRPSATVSGAPLMLRRSSSDQSLYLRASSTASSLDQRPQYEHIHSQVNSRFKAIKDSLQDSSSRLLSMPSLHLQDLRSDWGYKPFLGDVTNRKGNNYADELPPTSDAPREQAPPPRSPRANSNTWHPVLNEAMSELTGDVVIMGGYRGSVLRSAKPPQRQLWVPMKVGLNLRKVDLEVGLNPEDEERMEETIIPSGVLSHVGPVDICRRLMKHLRKSENAVKGDLRVWDYGYDWRLSPHLLSKKLIKFLEGLPCNAPGVPREKRGAWVVAHSLGGLITRHAVNQRPELFAGVLYAGVPQHCVNILGPLRNGDDVLLSSRVLTAQVNFTFRTSFALLPEDGHCFIDKRTKEEYRVDFFNVQAWDEYRLSPVINPALPPMTNRAFGLGGNFGKRFSAVLGSKDSLPSEDTPDDEQQDPNQPGRSNPNPITDPAEKLAPSIEGVVGPTSNLRGSSNVKSTTTVTIPRATAITYLERTLAEVRRFKQELAFNPSHQSSNSYPPFAVLYGKSVPTVYGARISTREQIKHQDAYDDLAFAAGDGVCLASAAMLPPGYRIIRHGLVKSDRGHVGLLGDLEGVGQCLRALVRGRREGVGINNSPLST; encoded by the coding sequence TTTACCCCCGTCATCCCTCATATTGCCCTCGAATATGGCTGTCCCCGCAGCTCCACCTGCAAGCCATGATCCGGTCAATGCCGCTGGGGAGCCCTCGCAGGCCCTCTCGAGACCTTTAATTGCTGGAAATACCAGCTCTGACAGCGATGAGCCGGTCGTAAACGGTGTGGATGTCGCCCGAGAGGACGAGGCTGCCGGAATGGTCGGTGTCAGCATCAGTCGCGCCCAAAGTCGCATGAAGGCCCGTTCGACTCCGGCGGAGGAAAAGACACGCGCGATGGAACACAATGGGGGCTATTTTGACCCCATTCCAGATACCGACGACTCGAGCGGTCTCTATACCTCTGAGATCACAGATGAACCAGAACAACTACCACAGACCTCGAAACCGGAGACCAGCCAACCGTCAGCTTCATCCCAGAGTGTGGCACATCAAAGCGGAACAGCTTTCTCTAAAGATGGCGCCAACAGTCGCACCAGTTTCACCCGGTCGATCTTGAAAAACGGCTTGCCACTGCGGCCTCGGGCTTGGTCGGGCGATGCCATGAAGAAGTTCCTGCCCGATTTAGGGTATCTTACTAAACGGACGTCCTTGCCTTTCCGCTCTTCGCAAAATCGCTCCCGCAGTCAGACCCTGAAACCTTCCTCGTCAAAGATGGCACTTGACCAGGAGGGAGAGTCTCACGCCAAGCCAAGACGCAGATCTTGGAACGATTCTGACTCGAACAACGGGCTCGTTGATGAGCCAATCTCCGATCTGAAACCCCTTGACGGCGCGACGGCAGCCAAGCATTCGTTTACCCGTCGGCCCAGCGCGACTGTTTCAGGTGCGCCGTTGATGCTTAGGAGATCATCGTCTGATCAATCTTTGTATCTCAGAGCGTCATCCACTGCGTCATCACTCGATCAGCGCCCCCAGTATGAGCATATTCATTCCCAAGTCAACAGCCGATTCAAGGCCATCAAGGACAGTCTACAGGACTCGAGCAGCCGCCTGCTTAGCATGCCTAGTTTGCACTTACAGGACTTGCGGAGTGACTGGGGCTATAAACCGTTCCTTGGAGATGTTACGAATCGGAAAGGCAACAATTACGCCGATGAGCTGCCACCTACGAGTGACGCGCCTCGAGAGCAAGCGCCACCTCCGCGTTCACCGCGAGCTAACTCCAATACATGGCATCCCGTATTGAACGAAGCTATGTCCGAGTTAACTGGTGATGTTGTTATAATGGGGGGCTATCGAGGATCTGTCTTACGTTCCGCCAAACCACCACAGCGTCAACTGTGGGTGCCGATGAAAGTTGGGCTAAATCTTCGCAAAGTGGACCTTGAAGTAGGCCTGAAtccggaggatgaggagcgcATGGAGGAAACGATTATTCCCTCAGGAGTTCTATCGCATGTTGGGCCGGTTGACATCTGCCGTCGACTGATGAAGCACCTGCGAAAGTCCGAGAATGCCGTCAAAGGTGACCTCCGCGTATGGGATTATGGTTATGATTGGCGCTTGAGTCCACACCTCCTCTCAAAAAAGTTGATCAAGTTCCTGGAGGGCTTACCCTGTAATGCGCCCGGTGTCCCACGCGAGAAGCGGGGTGCTTGGGTTGTTGCGCACAGTCTCGGAGGGTTGATCACCCGCCACGCCGTAAACCAGCGCCCGGAACTCTTTGCTGGCGTTCTCTACGCTGGTGTCCCGCAACACTGTGTCAATATCCTAGGCCCCCTTCGCAACGGGGATGATGTATTGCTCAGTTCCCGTGTCCTCACGGCTCAAGTGAACTTCACCTTCCGGACCAGCTTCGCCCTCCTTCCCGAAGATGGGCACTGTTTCATTGATAAGCGCAccaaggaagaatatcggGTGGACTTCTTCAACGTCCAGGCTTGGGACGAATACCGGCTGTCGCCCGTCATCAACCCAGCCCTCCCGCCCATGACAAACAGGGCCTTCGGCCTCGGAGGTAACTTTGGGAAACGCTTCTCTGCTGTTCTGGGTAGCAAAGATAGCTTGCCATCTGAGGATACACCCGACGACGAGCAACAAGATCCGAACCAGCCCGGTCGCAGCAATCCAAACCCCATTACCGACCCAGCCGAGAAACTAGCCCCGAGCATTGAAGGCGTTGTTGGCCCGACGTCCAACCTCCGCGGCTCATCCAACGTCAAATCCACCACTACTGTTACCATCCCCCGAGCCACAGCCATAACCTATCTCGAACGCACACTCGCCGAAGTCCGTCGCTTCAAGCAAGAACTCGCTTTCAACCCCTCCCACCAATCCAGCAACAGCTATCCGCCTTTCGCAGTTCTCTATGGCAAATCAGTTCCTACCGTCTATGGCGCGCGCATCTCGACGCGCGAACAAATTAAACATCAAGACGCCTACGATGACCTCGCCTTCGCCGCAGGAGATGGTGTCTGTCTCGCGTCCGCGGCAATGCTGCCCCCAGGCTATCGAATCATTAGACATGGCCTGGTGAAAAGCGATCGCGGTCACGTCGGATTATTGGGCGATCTGGAAGGCGTCGGCCAATGTCTTCGGGCTCTAGTGCGCGGAAGACGCGAGGGTGTAGGAATAAACAACTCACCATTATCGACCTGA
- a CDS encoding ATP phosphoribosyltransferase (ATP phosphoribosyltransferase), with amino-acid sequence MDLVNQVHELQLTRISLKTEGRLQQATLDLLAGVDIQFRRETRLDIALVKNLPIALIFLPAADIPTFVGEGRVDLGITGRDQVAEHDAQLANGETSGVEEIMDLGFGGCKLQVQVPEKGDITEAKQLVGRNVVTSFTALTEAFFAKLEGVDDTSKLSTKIKYVGGSVEAACALGVADGIVDLVESGETMKAAGLKAIDTVVESTSVLVKSRNAQNPLVELITSRIRGVITAQKYVLCQYNIPRSELSTASSITPGKRAPTVTALEEDGWVAVSSMVEKKKIATVMDELTKVGATDILVLNIANSRTG; translated from the exons ATGGATCTCGTTAACCA GGTACATGAACTCCAGCTAACACGCATATCTCTGAAAACAGAGGGTCGGCTCCAACAGGCAACCTTGGACCTGCTTGCCGGCGTTGACATCCAATTCCGTCGCGAGACCCGCCTCGATATTGCCCTTGTGAAGAACCTCCCTATcgccctcatcttcctccccgccGCAGACATCCCCACCTTCGTCGGCGAAGGTCGCGTCGACCTCGGTATCACTGGTCGCGACCAGGTCGCTGAGCATGATGCACAGCTGGCGAATGGCGAGACCTCCggtgtggaggagatcatgGACCTTGGTTTCGGAGGCTGCAAGCTGCAGGTGCAGGTTCCGGAGAAGGGTGACATCACCGAGGCGAAGCAATTGGTCGGCCGTAACGTGGTTACCAGCTTCACGGCCCTCACCGAGGCCTTCTTCGCTAAGCTCGAGGGCGTCGACGATACCAGCAAGCTCTCCACCAAGATCAAGTATGTTGGTGGCAGTGTTGAAGCCGCTTGCGCATTGGGTGTCGCCGATGGCATTGTCGACCTTGTTG AGTCCGGTGAAACCATGAAGGCTGCTGGTCTTAAGGCCATCGATACCGTTGTCGAGAGTACCTCTGTTCTCGTCAAGTCTCGGAACGCCCAGAACCCTCTTGTCGAACTCATCACCTCCCGTATCCGTGGTGTCATCA CCGCCCAGAAGTACGTTCTGTGCCAGTACAATATTCCTCGCTCTGAACTCTCCACCGCCTCCAGCATCACCCCAGGCAAGCGCGCCCCAACCGTAACCGCCCTCGAGGAAGACGGCTGGGTGGCCGTCAGCTCGATGgtcgagaagaaaaagatcgcCACCGTGATGGACGAGTTGACCAAGGTCGGCGCGACGGACATCCTAGTCCTGAACATTGCCAACTCCCGGACCGGTTAG
- the msh3 gene encoding mismatch repair protein MSH3 (mismatch repair MSH3) encodes MPLSSQPSSSNLKRKQPTISSFFTKKPQLSQESISNDVLEKEERDEEREEVAKQEEGLRENGGTRSNNVDDDEDDVVAPASKRARTNGSHSQNTIETPKEKHVERPLPSDSIQKTELSKFASSPATEGETKERTKERERLHQKFVRRLGGPDCLIGIGRNTAPEAVPEEVGEGDEDDEPSPPPAAKGKATAKKGARKLTPMEKQVIDIKRKHMDTVLVVEVGYKFRFFGEDARTAAKELNIVCIPGKFRFDEHPSEAHLDRFASASIPVHRLHVHVKRLVSAGHKVGVVRQMETAALKAAGDNRNAPFGRKLTNLYTKGTYIDDMEGLEGSTASMSATGTSMATGYMLCITETNTKGWGNDEKVLVGIVAVQPATGDIVYDEFEDGFMRSEIETRLLHLAPCEVLIVGDLSKATEKLVQHLSGNKTNAFGDEIRVERAPKAKTAAAESHSHVSSFYAERMKKVNATNDVQASSLLQKVLNLSEQATICLSSMIKHMSEYGLEHVFQLTKYFQHFSSRSHMLLNANTLNSLEIYHNQTDHSTKGSLFWTLDRTQTRFGQRMLRKWVGRPLLNKLGLEERVDAVEELKNLERVALVEQMKCLLGRIKTDLEKSLIRVYYGKCTRPELLTLLQTLQMIAQEFAGVQSPADTGFSSPLISKAVASLPTILEDVVRFLDKINMHAAKNDDKYEFFRESEETDEITEHKLGIGAVEHDLEEHRSTAGEILGKRKVDYVTVAGIEYLIAVENKSPSIKKVPASWVKISGTKAVSRFHTPEVIRLLRQRDQHKEALAAGCDKAYATFLAEISASYQSFRDSVQSLATLDCLISLATIANQPGYVKPEYTNHTCIQVDQGRHPMVEQLLLDSYVPNDIDLDSDKTRALLVTGPNMGGKSSYVRQVALIAIMGQIGSYVPARSAKLGMLDAVFTRMGAFDNMLAGESTFMVELSETADILKQATPRSLVILDELGRGTSTHDGVAIAQAVLDYMIRSIRSLTLFITHYQHLSSMVHSFPDHELRNVHMRFTESGPTEEEITFLYEVREGVAHRSYGLNVARLANLPAPLIELAKQKSAELEQKIHRRRLAGLVRTVGDILADSAKADESLIERLISSAEQL; translated from the exons ATGCCTTTATCTTCTCAACCGTCATCTTCAAATTTGAAGCGAAAACAACCGACCATCTCAAGCTTTTTCACAAAGAAGCCACAACTTTCGCAGGAAAGCATTTCGAATGATGTTCTTGAAAAGGAGGAgcgagatgaagaaagggaggaggTTGCaaaacaggaagaaggttTAAGGGAGAATGGTGGTACTCGGTCAAACAAcgtggatgacgacgaggatgatgtagtAGCTCCGGCGTCGAAGCGGGCCAGAACAAACGGCTCACATTCACAAAACACGATCGAAactccaaaagaaaaacacgTTGAGCGCCCTCTGCCATCGGACAGTATCCAGAAAACGGAGCTCTCCAAGTTCGCCAGCTCGCCCGCTACGGAAGGAGAAACGAAAGAACGAAccaaggaaagagagaggctACATCAGAAGTTTGTGCGACGACTAGGTGGGCCAGACTGTCTAATTGGAATTGGCAGAAATACGGCTCCCGAAGCTGTTCCCGAGGAGGTTGGcgagggtgatgaggatgacgaacCCTCTCCACCCCCTGCAGCTAAAGGGAAGGCCACGGCAAAGAAAGGCGCGCGCAAGCTTACTCCTATGGAGAAGCAGGTTATCGATATTAAGCGGAAACATATGGATACTGTTTTGGTAGTAGAGGTGGGATACAAATTCCGGTTCTTTGGCGAGGATGCTAGAACGGCTGCGAAGGAACTGAATATTGTCTGTATCCCTGGAAAATTCAGGTTCGATGAAC ATCCTTCGGAGGCCCATCTTGACCGGTTTGCATCGGCAAGTATACCGGTGCATAGATTGCATGTTCACGTCAAGCGTCTCGTTTCGGCTGGACACAAAGTCGGAGTAGTCCGACAAATGGAGACTGCTGCCCTTAAAGCTGCTGGTGACAATCGCAATGCGCCCTTTGGACGCAAACTCACCAATCTCTACACAAAGGGTACGTATatcgatgatatggaaggCCTGGAAGGATCTACAGCATCTATGTCAGCCACTGGTACTTCAATGGCAACAGGCTATATGCTTTGTATTACAGAGACAAACACAAAAGGCTGGGGAAATGACGAAAAGGTGCTTGTGGGGATTGTCGCTGTTCAGCCAGCAACAGGTGACATAGTGTATGATGAGTTTGAAGACGGGTTCATGAGAAGCGAGATTGAAACTAGACTCCTCCATCTGGCGCCTTGTGAGGTTCTTATAGTTGGTGATTTATCAAAAGCCACGGAAAAGCTTGTTCAACATCTTTCTGGTAACAAGACTAATGCTTTTGGTGACGAGATTCGTGTTGAGAGGGCTCCTAAAGCGAAAACGGCGGCAGCTGAGTCACATAGCCATGTTTCGAGCTTTTACgcggagaggatgaagaaggtaaaCGCCACAAATGATGTACAGGCGAGCAGCCTGCTTCAGAAGGTGCTCAATCTAAGCGAGCAAGCCACCATCTGCCTGTCTTCCATGATTAAACATATGTCAGAGTACGGCTTGGAGCACGTTTTCCAGCTTACAAAGTATTTTCAACACTTTTCCTCTCGGTCACACATGCTTCTCAACGCAAATACTTTGAACAGTCTCGAAATCTATCATAACCAGACGGATCACTCCACTAAAGGCAGTCTTTTCTGGACGTTGGATCGAACGCAGACTCGTTTTGGGCAAAGAATGCTGCGTAAATGGGTGGGACGTCCTTTGCTAAACAAATTGGGGCTTGAAGAAAGAGTGGACGCTGTCGAGGAGTTGAAAAATTTAGAAAGGGTCGCCCTCGTAGAACAAATGAAGTGTCTGCTTGGTAGAATCAAGACCGACCTGGAAAAGTCCCTAATCAGGGTCTACTACGGAAAG TGCACCCGGCCCGAGCTTCTCACTCTCCTCCAAACCTTACAGATGATTGCGCAGGAATTTGCTGGCGTCCAGTCTCCTGCTGATACTGGATTCTCGTCGCCTCTCATTAGCAAAGCCGTCGCGTCTCTCCCAACAATTCTAGAAGATGTTGTGCGCTTCCTGGATAAAATAAACATGCATGCAGCGAAAAATGATGACAAATATGAGTTCTTCAGAGAATCGGAGGAGACAGATGAGATTACTGAACACAAGCTTGGAATTGGCGCCGTGGAGcacgatcttgaagagcaTCGCTCCACAGCTGGCGAGATCCttgggaaaaggaaagtaGACTATGTCACAGTAGCGGGCATTGAATACTTGATTGCGGTTGAGAACAAGTCGCCGTCCATCAAAAAGGTGCCGGCATCATGGGTGAAGATATCTGGTACCAAAGCAGTTTCAAGATTCCACACCCCAGAAGTTATCAGGCTTCTACGACAGCGGGATCAGCATAAGGAGGCTTTAGCGGCAGGTTGTGACAAGGCGTACGCAACTTTCCTGGCTGAGATATCCGCCAGTTACCAATCTTTTCGTGATAGTGTACAGTCCCTTGCGACACTTGACTGTCTCATTTCTCTCGCGACTATAGCTAACCAACCTGGTTACGTGAAACCCGAGTACACGAATCACACATGTATTCAGGTTGATCAAGGGCGTCATCCCATGGTTGAACAACTTTTGTTAGACAGCTATGTTCCCAATGacattgatttggatagtGACAAAACCCGTGCTCTCCTTGTTACAGGTCCTAACATGGGTGGTAAGTCTAGCTATGTTCGGCAAGTGGCACTCATAGCCATTATGGGACAGATTGGTTCCTATGTCCCCGCACGGTCAGCGAAGCTCGGTATGCTAGATGCTGTGTTTACCCGCATGGGAGCCTTTGACAACATGCTGGCTGGTGAATCCACATTCATGGTCGAGCTTTCGGAAACAGCAGATATCCTAAAACAAGCGACACCTCGCTCACTTGTCATTCTGGATGAACTGGGTCGAGGCACGTCTACGCACGACGGTGTTGCAATTGCTCAAGCGGTTCTCGATTATATGATCCGGTCGATCCGAAGTCTCACGCTATTCATTACCCACTATCAGCACCTTTCCTCAATGGTACACTCGTTTCCTGACCATGAACTTCGCAACGTGCACATGCGTTTTACCGAGTCGGGAccaaccgaagaagaaatcactTTCCTCTACGAGGTGCGAGAGGGCGTGGCGCATCGCAGTTACGGGTTAAACGTAGCGCGTCTAGCAAACTTACCAGCACCTCTAATCGAGCTGGCTAAACAGAAGAGTGCCGAACTAGAACAGAAAATCCACCGCCGGAGACTAGCTGGACTTGTGAGGACGGTTGGAGATATCTTAGCTGATTCTGCGAAAGCTGATGAGAGTTTAATTGAACGACTCATCAGCAGCGCCGAGCAATTATAA
- a CDS encoding uncharacterized protein (predicted protein) yields MQLHFCATYAPKKPKFSDVSHLLTHVSSKAHLSHYFKLQVRSHQEPQAVILLDEYDRWYKANNLAKLLSDRLASKDARRKRIQGKAAPHDKRCPVKEDHGYKSPPVPVRSPHDNALPDYLDPRLVTSGVNMEHDTSDRGTPVSADCVAAVASPKLGMHANAESSHLLHPTSGAQIPTEAAAYQWKQERVFSPDDEGASVLECTPSWSKTLGHTAQMASQLLNRHLSYDTFVDDAESEVDKERVDEIARLKGVLWPGMDIFDSATEQMRRKRNQKKDESALRMMEKTSMGVEPTELIFSPTGILRKQRVISGNVEECSPLKGETPIPRRRSTRSKRALSQTDANLQRGRDRKRKKKAVKRVPITAGQDFDHGDSNFTRPTSTEVPTYGGNQVVHGESADDFALTFNGHEPRARHGLKIFCDTPNENIPDQHCGDGLQHGLVAPSDALFLQQEAMATRTPNSVLSSNYISEFAERLCRFTTDKENIEPLLDAHGRIDPLVGWHSPVIKRHLASDTGYPPQFLFGDSQRIELNMFDGHDSHVGYSYNPLAASFPKLSAEENPIYTMDTSNGLSFQGATRVTSPEATISDIEEDDFERLYLDGSSS; encoded by the coding sequence ATGCAGCTGCACTTTTGTGCAACATATGCCCCAAAAAAACCCAAATTCAGTGATGTGTCCCATTTATTGACTCACGTTTCATCCAAGGCTCATCTTTCTCATTACTTCAAATTACAAGTCCGCAGTCATCAAGAACCCCAGGCCGTTATCCTCCTTGACGAGTACGACCGATGGTACAAGGCCAACAATCTTGCGAAGTTGCTCTCTGACCGATTAGCCTCAAAAGATGCTCGCAGGAAAAGGATCCAAGGAAAGGCTGCACCTCATGACAAGAGGTGTCCTGTAAAGGAAGATCATGGGTACAAAAGTCCTCCAGTGCCGGTACGCTCGCCACATGACAACGCGCTTCCTGATTACTTAGATCCACGCCTTGTTACATCAGGTGTGAATATGGAGCATGATACTAGCGACAGAGGCACGCCCGTCTCTGCGGACTGCGTCGCTGCGGTTGCTTCTCCAAAGCTTGGTATGCATGCAAACGCAGAGTCGAGCCATCTATTGCACCCTACGTCTGGTGCTCAAATCCCCACAGAAGCCGCTGCCTACCAGTGGAAGCAAGAGCGTGTGTTCAGTCCAGACGATGAGGGAGCCTCCGTCTTGGAATGCACTCCTAGTTGGTCTAAAACGCTGGGACACACAGCGCAAATGGCCTCGCAGTTACTAAATCGGCATCTAAGTTACGATACCTTTGTTGACGACGCTGAGAGCGAAGTGGATAAGGAAAGGGTGGATGAGATTGCCAGACTCAAAGGGGTTCTTTGGCCTGGAATGGATATTTTCGACTCGGCCACCGAGCAAATGAGGCGCAAACGCAatcagaagaaggatgaaagtgCTCTTaggatgatggagaagacgTCCATGGGCGTCGAGCCTACAGAACTCATATTTTCTCCTACAGGAATTTTACGAAAACAGCGTGTGATCTCTGGAAATGTAGAGGAATGCAGTCCTCTGAAGGGGGAAACACCCATACCAAGGCGGAGATCAACTCGTTCGAAACGTGCTCTCTCTCAAACCGACGCTAACCTTCAACGTGGACGGGACAggaagcgaaagaagaaagcagttAAACGTGTCCCGATCACTGCTGGGCAGGATTTTGACCATGGAGATTCCAATTTCACGCGGCCCACCTCGACAGAAGTGCCAACTTATGGTGGTAATCAAGTAGTTCATGGAGAGAGTGCCGATGACTTCGCTTTGACATTCAATGGGCATGAGCCTAGGGCGCGCCATGGGCTGAAGATCTTTTGTGACACACCAAACGAAAATATTCCAGACCAACATTGTGGTGATGGGTTGCAACACGGTCTAGTTGCACCTTCTGATGCACTCTTCCTGCAACAAGAAGCTATGGCCACTCGCACTCCTAACTCGGTACTTTCCAGCAATTATATCTCAGAATTTGCAGAGAGGCTTTGTCGTTTTACCACggacaaagagaatatcGAACCGCTGTTAGATGCTCACGGCCGAATCGATCCTCTTGTGGGTTGGCACTCTCCCGTCATCAAGCGACATCTAGCCAGTGATACTGGTTATCCACCACAGTTTCTTTTCGGCGATAGCCAACGCATCGAGCTAAACATGTTTGATGGGCATGATAGTCATGTAGGATATTCTTATAATCCGCTAGCAGCCTCATTTCCAAAATTGTCAGCTGAAGAGAATCCTATATACACCATGGACACCAGCAACGGCCTCTCTTTTCAGGGTGCGACGCGCGTAACGTCCCCTGAGGCGACAATTTctgatatcgaagaagatgattttGAGCGACTATATTTGGATGGGAGCTCCTCCTAG
- a CDS encoding Rab geranylgeranyltransferase subunit beta BET2 (protein geranylgeranyltransferase type II, beta subunit) yields MSPVSGAGQSDQYLCVQKHVEYIKNLDSRRDELEYWLTEHLRLNGVYWGLTALHLLGCPQALPREDTINFVLSCQRENGGFGAAPGHDAHMLYTVSAVQILVMLDAVGELEKRGLGGKQKVGSFIAGLQDEKTGSFMGDEWGELDTRFLYGAFNALSLLGLLDTVDVPKAVAYIQECENLDGGYGIHPGAESHSGQVFTCVGALAIAGRLDLINKDRLGGWLSERQVDNGGFNGRPEKLEDACYSWWVGASLAMIDKLHWINGDKLAAFILRCQDPENGGFGDRPGNMVDVFHTHFALAGLSLLGYDGVEEVDPVYCMPKAITTKCLSK; encoded by the exons ATGTCCCCAGTCTCGGGGGCTGGTCAATCTGACCAGTACCTATGTGTTCAAAAACACGTAGAGTACATCAAGAATCTGGATAGC AGGAGGGATGAGCTTGAATATTGGCTCACAGAGCATCTTCGACTTAATGGAGTCTACTGGGGCTTAACAGCCTTGCATCTTCTCGGCTGTCCTCAAGCCTTGCCTCGTGAAGACACAATCAATTTCGTCCTCTCCTGTCAGCGTGAAAATGGTGGGTTTGGGGCTGCACCTGGACATGACGCTCATATGCTGTACACTGTCTCTGCTGTCCAAATCCTTGTAATGTTGGATGCAGTGGGTGAACTGGAAAAGCGTGGTCTTGGAGGCAAACAGAAAGTTGGGTCTTTCATTGCTGGATTACAGGACGAGAAAACCGGCTCGTTTATGGGTGACGAGTGGGGTGAGTTGGACACACGGTTCTTGTATGGTGCGTTCAATGCATTGTCACTTTTAGGCCTCCTGGATACTGTTGATGTCCCGAAAGCCGTTGCCTATATCCAGGAATGTGAAAACCTGGACGGAGGCTACGGCATCCACCCTGGTGCAGAGTCACACTCTGGACAGGTCTTCACCTGTGTAGGAGCTTTGGCGATCGCCGGGCGATTGGACTTGATTAACAAGGACCGCTTGGGTGGTTGGCTCAGCGAAAGACAGGTGGATAATGGAGGCTTCAACGGACGTCcggagaagctggaagatgcATGCTATAGCTGGTGGGTTGGAGCCAGCTTGGCCATGATTGACAAGCTTCACTGGATTAATGGTGACAAGCTTGCCGCATTCATCCTGCGTTGCCAG GACCCGGAGAATGGTGGGTTTGGAGACCGGCCTGGTAATATGGTCGACGTTTTTCATACACACTTCGCCCTCGCTGGGTTGAGTCTCCTGGGGTATGACGGCGTCGAAGAAGTAGATCCTGTCTA TTGTATGCCGAAAGCAATAACAACAAAGTGTTTATCGAAGTGA
- a CDS encoding uncharacterized protein (predicted protein) produces MPSRQSCIPNLDLSPSTLQISAKTTSPHTPGASSDGPSPLTPRSPKSSSSSTFFKGTTIRSVTQESNSKANSPILPVSPGLTAESPTQGVTAIPQYPPSPRDSPKHSRDPSRSFFANLKAPKVSHRAQRSDSSGNSGDKPRSRGSSRDRRTQISSKLYESTPDLPGAIERAAQQENNSPSSDDRHTQQAEIKRVGTESESGHTLKKSKPRFANLLSRSRSIRLDDSSVNRIAHRRPSTSLMRLEESAKREAQTPPKAAEVKPTGNPHVRSHTIDRLTDVNSGSIRKDRYGGSMVPSASLSQVSGASAALFNNIKQSSSGAADRIGKAGKGFFGKITRSGSTNERELINDDNYVCSVINLPLIEQARRTRIAKRLEDCKDKTEFWMPALPYRCIE; encoded by the exons ATGCCGTCTAGACAGTCCTGTATTCCGAATTTAGATCTCAGCCCTTCCACTCTCCAAATAAGCGCAAAGACTACGTCCCCACATACACCTGGTGCAAGCTCAGATGGACCCAGTCCCCTGACGCCGCGATCACCCAAATCTTCCTCAAGTTCAACGTTCTTCAAGGGCACCACAATCCGCTCTGTCACACAAGAATCGAATAGCAAAGCAAATAGCCCAATCCTACCAGTCTCCCCCGGCCTCACCGCAGAATCACCTACTCAAGGCGTCACGGCCATTCCTCAGTACCCTCCCTCGCCACGAGATTCCCCCAAGCATAGTCGTGACCCTTCGCGTTCGTTCTTTGCGAATTTAAAGGCGCCAAAGGTTTCTCACAGGGCTCAGAGGTCGGACAGTTCGGGAAATTCGGGCGACAAGCCTAGAAGCCGTGGCAGTTCTAGAGATCGCAGAACACAAATATCATCAAAGCTGTACGAGTCAACTCCGGACCTTCCCGGTGCCATTGAACGTGCGGCGCAACAAGAGAACA ACAGTCCTTCTTCCGACGACAGACACACGCAACAAGCGGAAATCAAACGAGTTGGGACGGAGTCTGAGTCTGGTCATACTCTAAAAAAGAGCAAACCGCGCTTTGCCAATCTCCTTTCTCGCTCTCGATCAATCAGATTGGACGACTCCTCCGTGAACAGGATTGCACATAGGCGTCCGTCAACCAGCCTTATGAGACTTGAAGAAAGCGCCAAGAGGGAGGCGCAAACACCCCCGAAAGCAGCAGAAGTCAAGCCCACAGGGAACCCTCACGTCCGCAGTCATACAATCGACCGTCTTACGGACGTCAACAGCGGCTCGATACGGAAGGATAGATATGGCGGGTCGATGGTACCTTCCGCTTCCCTGAGTCAAGTATCAGGCGCCTCGGCAGCGCTGTTCAATAATATCAAGCAGTCCTCGAGTGGTGCTGCGGATCGAATTGGCAAGGCAGGCAAGGGATTTTTTGGGAAGATCACCCGGAGTGGCAGTACTAATGAGCGGGAACTCATTAATGATGACAACTATGTCTGCTCCGTGATCAATTTGCCGCTTATTGAACAAGCCCGTCGAACTCGTATCGCGAAGCGGCTTGAGGATTGTAAGGACAAGACTGAGTTTTGGATGCCAGCTTTGCCGTATCGTTGCATTGAGTAA